CGAACACAGACCAAATCAAATAAACCAACACACCTGTCTTTCTAACAGCCACATACCGCCATAAGCACAGACGTATCTCGCCACAGCCATCCACAGACACGCATAGCCACAGCCTCTGCTTAAGACTCACCTCCAGGCAACACCATGAGCACCAGCGTCCCCACAGCACACAGGACGAAGAAGGCGACGAGGGGGGCCTTCCTCCCGAATTTCACGACGAAGGGGATGGTCAGCGTGTACGAAGGGAGCTCCATGAGGCCTGCGAGGAACATGTACAGGAACGGGTCGGCgctggagaagaaggggggggagggagatgagtcacgaggaaagagacagaaagagaggaagggagggaatgagtgagatTGAGGAGCAAGGGAAAGATAAtaaacgtgtgtttgtttgtgtgtgtgtgtgtgtgtgtgtgtgtgtgtgtgtgtgtgtgtgtgtgtgtgtgtgtgtgtgtgtgtgtgtgtgtgtatgtatacatatatatatatatatacatacacacgtatatgtatatgtgtatatatgtatgtatgtatatatatatatacacacacacacatgtatatatatatatatgtatatacatatgtatatacacatatatattatatatatcacacacacacacacacacacacacacacacacacacatatatatatatatatatatatatatatattatatatacacgtatatgtatatatgtatgtgtgtgtatgcgtcatatgtgtgtgtatatacatgtatgtatgtatatatacatataaatatatgtatacttatatttatacatatatatatacatcatatatatatattatatatatatatatatatatatttattcatgatgttttggtgtgtgtgtgtgtgtgtgtgtgtgtgtgtgtggggtttgagtgtgtgtggtgtgtgtgtgcatgtatgtgtatgtatatatatatatcatatatatatcatatatatatatatatttgtatatattattaaatatatactatatatatatgtatgtatgtatgtatgtataacaatatacacacacacaacacacacacacacacacacacacaccccacatcacacacaaacacacacaacacacacaaacacaacacacacacacacaaacacacacacaaccacacacacaaacacaccccaccacacacacaaacacacacacacaaatatactttcCTCCTACAGTACTCACTATCACCTTTCACTGAATTACCTGAAGTTGGCCGAATTGAGCGAGATCCCGTAGTAGACAATCGTGCACACCAGCCAGTCGAAGTACATCACGAGGGAGATCCTTCTCAACACAGGCGTCCTCAGGAACACCATCAGGCCTCGCAGGGCGCCCTTGCACGTGTCGgtcaaggaggaagagggggagggggaggaggcgtcTGGGTGTTCCTCTTTGGGGATTTCTTCTGTCTGGGAAGGTAAATGGGTATTATTCATGACTGAACTCATGTATATgttgggttatgtgtgtgtgtgtgtgtgagtgtgtatatatatacacacacacacacacagatacatacatacatacataaatacatacatacatatatatatatatatatatatatatatataagtaaacggAGATATCCAAGCATTATTCTTTTTTCAATtagttctctctcatctttttctctctcctgtatcacacacacacacacacacacccacacacacacacacacacacacacacacacacacacacacacacacacacacacacacacacacacacacacacaggttaaaCGCGTGATAATGATTCAGCAGCGTGGGAAGGCATTAAAGGCATGTGTATAAATGCAAATGAATGTGCGGCGAGCGTCCGGTGTCGCATTTGATATTGTCTCTGGTATTTCTGTCATGAATCCTGCTTACGGAATAATCTGATTCATGTCCTGCGCCAGCCCGGGCGGAGGGAGACATGCCTGTGGTTTATCGccggtgaagaggagggggggggggggggttgaaagggagCGAAGAGGGGTACATAAATAAGTACTGAGTGGGATGttagcacgcgcgcgcacacacacacacacatacacacacacacacacacatacacacacacacacacacacacacacaaacacacacacacacacacactgatgcagcgacaacaacaatgatctgACAACATCTACTGAAACCTTGTTATAAAAATTTGATTTGCAACTTTCCGATTACGGAAATCGTTCCAGAAATTCTTTCATGTCTCAAAGAAGTGAAAGGAACTTGCCGTTGCCgtccttttttttaaaagaaattcgACAGAAATTACCTTTGGATTCTGAAGGGACGCCGACGTGCACGGAATAGGGAAAATTTCCGATAAAGTTTCAAATATCCGTAACATAGTATTCGGGGAAACTGTGAGCTTCTGAGTAGGATCACCAAGACTACAGAGGGGTAAGTAAATGGTATGAATTCCAGTGAGAGAGattctatacatgtgtgtgtgtgtgtgtgtaagtctaggTATTCGTGAGTATCTAAATAGTGAgaattcttatccttattcctcTGCGTTTTggaatttaatttaaaaatttcATAAGCACCTCTGGTATCATAAACTaggcagatgaagaaaaaaaaaaaaaaagtcaaaagaaatGTTTCAAACTTTGGCAAATTCTGGATATAAGCCGtagcttccttccctcctttttcaacAAGCAAAAACGCCAGGTCACGGCCACGCTAAGACTTCACGTGATGAGTGTCATGGAAGTTTGCTGCGAATATGCTAAATACTGCGGGGAAGTTTCGGCGCCGTGACAACGCTGGACACATTCTcttagcaaaaacacacacacactgcgacagagaaaggaaagtacGAAGGATAAGTTTTTCTCAGAGTCTTTCTGTCTttgatattttgtctttttctcttttattctctttcacttccttttctttttgtgctgctctctctctctctctctctctcttgctctctctctctctctctctctctctctctctctctctctctctctctctctctctctctctctctctctctctctctctctctctctctctctctctccctccctcctacgacTCATTTACTTTAACACGTGCATCTTTTTGTTGCAGGTTCATTAAAAGGATCACCCTGTCTAGCTCTGGCTGAAGACAAGGATATCAAGAATACAGTAATTATGCAAATGCGTACTTTGACCAACAAATTTCTTAAAATCTATTttacgcacacaaataaacacacacacacatacattgatttatttatttgtgtatatatgtacccacacacacacacacacacacacacacacgcacacacacatatatatgtatatttttgcattaATCTTGGAAGAAAAGGTCTTCTGAGAACAGAAAATCATGGATCTTTTTACTTCGTACAATAGCATAAACTTTAAAAACTTTTCCAGTTACTCCCAAGTCTGTAGTGTGTAAAAACACTTCCTGGAATATCCTTAGGAAAAAAACCCTTGATCTTTGTTCTTTGTATTTCCTTCCTGTTCCCAGCGTGTAAATATTTACCTACGCAAATGAAATGTTTTTTTCCCACAGGTTATAGCCGTATACCCTACGTGGTTCGAGACTATATACACAAGGGCTCTCTCATCCGttgccctactctctctctctctttctttatttctctctctctcttactctctctcttctctctctctctttctctctctctctgagggggACTGCCCCTTCTCCCAAATCCCTTATGAAAGGACCCCCTATATTTTCAGGTTTGTAGAAAAAGTCATATATGGCTTATCCTTACGCCAATGCCCTTACCTGCAATTCCCTTACGCCAATGCCCTTACCTGCATTTCCTTACGCCAATGCCCTTACCTGCCATTCCCTACGCCAATGCCCTTACCTGCATTTCCCTACGCCAATGCATTTCCTTACGCCAATGCCCTTACCTGCATTTCCCTACGCCAATGCATTTCCCTACGCCAATGCCCTTACCTGCATTTCCTACGCCAATGCATTTCCCTACGCCAATGCCCTTACCTGCATTTCCCTACGCCAGTGCCCTTACCTGCATTTCCCTACGCCAATGCCTTTACCTGCATTTCCTTACACCAATGCCCTTACCTGCATTTCCCTACGCCAATGCCCTTACCTGCATTCCCTTACGCCAATGCCCTTACCTGCATTTCCGTACGCCAATGCCCTTACCTGGATTCCCTTACGCCAATGCCCTTACCTGCATTCCCTTACGCCAATGCCCTTACCTGCCATTCCCTACGTCAATGCCCTTACCTGCATTTCCCTACGCCAATAGCCCCTACCTGCATTTCCGTACGCCAATGCCCTTACCTGCATTTCCTTACGCCAATGCCCTTACCTGCATTTCCCTACGCCAATGCCCTTACCTGCATTCCCTTACGCCAATGCCCTTACCTGCATTTCCTTACGCCAATGCCCCTACCTGCATTTCCCTACGCCAATGCCCTTACCTGCATTCCCTTACGCCAATGCCCTTACCTGCATTTCCGTACGCCAATGCCCCTACCTGCATTTCCGTACGCCAATGCCCTTACCTGCATTTCCTTAAGTGTCGCAAGGAGCCAGCTGGAGTCGAAGGGCTTCCTGCCGTTCCATCTGGCCGCCCTCTGCAGCTCCTTCTCCGCTTCGCTCCATCTGCCGGCCTGAACGAGCCACCTGGGGGACTCCGGAAGCAAGCTGggtgtgggggtatgggggtggggggggggtaatattgggggctcattataataatcattattattatcattgttttttttattatcattattattattattattattgttattatctttatgattattattgttgtctctattatcattgttatcattgtcatcattatcattagtagtacttttattatctttattttaattatcattacaataatcattattaacattattattattactattacttttatcattacttttactattatcatctttcttatcattactattattagtatcatttctgttattagtaggattataattattattactattaatatcattatcattactgttatcattattataattattatgatcattattttttttcattgttttcattatcattaatatcattgctgttcttcctcttatcattatcattattatttgattttttttttaggaaaggaTTGAGTAGGCTTAGTACGCAATTACCTCAGTCTTAATCACTTTAATGAATAATCTGAAGCTCTTAGGTGTAACACTTGATTCAAAACTTACACTTGAATTGCACATTAGGAATCTAGCCCGGGCAGTTTCATTAGGCACCCTTCGCAAGTGCAAGaatatttatgaagatgacattaCTCGTTGATGcgttttttgcttttattctgcCTCTTATTTCAATACTGTTCTgctgtgtggttatctgctgtAGAGTCACACTTGcgactgcttgatcgttcttttaattaCATGAACTTACTCTCTGATTCGAATCTGGACATTGGGCATCGTACGGATATTGGGGCTTTTTCGGTTTTATGCAAGATTGTAACCGATGATTCCAATCCCCTACCTGGTAATTATCAACGTGCAAGAGTtaccataagtttttttttttttttttactgctattagTTACTTTGGAATATATTGCCTTCAGAGTctgtaacttctccgactcttgataCGTTTAAGAGATCAGCTAATGTGTTTTTACTACTTAAATAGCTGATGATTTTCTTTTGGCGGTATAAATCACGAATTATTCAGTGTGGCGCTACATATATTAGTAggatataataatggtgattattattattattattgtcattactattatcactactattatgatcattatcatcattattttcaccattatcacatcatcatcacgttcatcattactgttgctatttctatgaccaatattattattatcattattatcataattattattattattattatcgttatcatcattaccatcgttacttttattatcttcaccattaccatcgatattattaccaatattaatataatcattatttttattattagtcctCATAATCCTCACCATatccataattatcattgttattatcatcaatatcattatcactcacattatgaaaaatagtatatatacacatatatataccaatatatacacacatacaagtatacatacacatatacataatatgtatatgtatatgtatatgtatatgtatatgtatatttataggaatatgtgaaccgtattcatgttgacaaatatagaaaaagtatgaatgaaaatgaattttTTCATAATGCATGAGATGTATTTAAcaggtttcgattacatcttcgtcagaaatacatgtatttctgacgaagaattTCTCGCAACTGGTTAAACACTTCTCTTGTAaggtgaagatattctcattcataccttttccacataAGCCCATTGTAAAATCAGGGAAGGTGACTCAAAATATCCATTTCCTTTTTGATTGAAGTCAAAAGGAGATTTTCTCTTTGTTATATCACTAACCTTATACGTGATATGAAAATCATTTTTaggagctgatttttttttttttttttttttttaagaattttcctcttgcttcaaaatcattatttctattagctCTATCATGCCTTTCCcaatcattattgattataaacattgcctttattttcccctttattctcaTCTACTTCATTCTATCCCTTTCCCATTGTTCCTTCTCTTATACCACTCTAATACCTTCAGCTTACGCCAACATACTCTTTCAAGTTCCCGGCGTTCTATATTTATGCCAtataccccttccctcaccccacccatCCCTTCATCCCCTACATCCGTaccccacatcccctcccctgcctccacctcccccctaagTGCTCCCTCCCCGCCGACCAAGACAACCTCCTTGTGGGCGCAGGTTATCACTTAGAGTGGCCTGGCCGCCCCCTTTCTCCGCTAAAGCTCATCCTTTTGAAAACGCCCTTTGTGGCTCGAATCACGTGGGCCGAGTGAAattcctcatcttcattattactcgtCGTGGATGGCtgatgtctctctctgtgtgataGGTGCGCAAGATGTTATTCTTCTGATTGCACTGTTGATCTTTTTGTGTTGCAAGATGTGATTATCGGCtaatctattctctttctttctttcattttcctggtatttctttttctctctcttttgcactttcttcttccttttactttcgTGATATCGCAATATCTAATATTGCAAAGCACTCTTTTACTTTCGCATAAGAGTGCTTTGCGATATTTGATATCTTAATACAGATTTTTTGATATTCAATCAATCCATTTGTCTCATGCATATTCACGTTTCATTTCTATttccttatacacacatacacacacacacacacaaacacacacacaacacacacacacacacacatatatatataaataaatataaatatatataaatatatgtataattatatatttaaatatatatatatgtatataaaatatacatatatgtaaatataaatataaatatatatatgtatatatatgtatatatcaatatatataaacatataaatatatatataattaaataaaataaacaaatatatatatatatatatatatatatatatatacatatatcatcatcaatgggGGTTAacaccgacgggggcgcatggccacatccgcccttcgcttccacctCGGGGATCCCTCAGGGCGAGTCTCCAGACAGGccttcggcccatctctaactccttgcgacaggactggtcgagctgcccaaaccatgacctcctggtcctgccaactgtaccctatgatctggcgtagggacttgttacaaaaggcatcaagacaagactccaaggcactcgACAGCGTCCAGGTTTCGTTTCCTTAAGCAAAACTGAcaatatcaaggccttgaagacacatagcttggtccttctgcataggtaccgacaccTCTAAATACtattgttgatcgagttcatggctcctgctgccaggccaatccgtcaacTAATTTCATAATCTGACAGCCCAGAAACaaggactacactaccaaggtatgtaaagctctctgtgacttcaacatcctcaccgcaAGTATgaatcgactgaatgggttcccctaacaggctccCAAAATCTTCAATTTTGGttttagtccaggagacctctaggcccaagggcttcgtctCACTGCTAAATAcaccaagagctgccaccagtgattccagaaactcagataggatagcaacatcgtcggcaaagtcaaggtctatgACCTTGGTATctcccagtgttgctccacaatgactttgattagtagctctgcccattatctgtTAAAAAGTGCTGGTGCAAGGACCCAaacttgcctcacccctgagttaacagggaagaagtttgacaggcccccaccacactttacagcactttcagtaacgattctcgatgcaccgaatcAAACGCGTTCTTGAGCTCGATGTAGGTTGCCAGCCACCCACGACccaactcacgacggcgctccaCAATGACTCGatgcgctaggatacggtctagtgtggacttgccaggagtgaatcctgaTTGTTCCAGTCTCTGCTGGTGAtcacggatccgtttcaggaGAGTGGGGGCGAAAACCTGGTATAATGAGCAGTGTGACGCCGCGGTagttgctacacacacacacacacacacacacaatctcttcttgtatatatatatacagtgtggggTTTTTTAAGTTCtaacatcaatctcatttagggttttaggttccaacatcaatctcatttagggttttaggttccaacatcaatctcatttagggttttaggttccaacatcaatctcatttagggttttaggttccaacatcaatctcatttagggttttaggttccaacatcaatctcatttagggttttaggttccaacatcaatctcatttagggttttaggttccaacatcaatctcatttagggttttaggttccaacatcaatctcatttagggttttaggttccaacatcaatctcatttagggttttaggttccaacatcaatctcatttagggttttaggttccaacatcaatctcatttagggttttaggttccaacatcaatctcatttagggttttaggttccaacatcaatctcatttagggttttaggttccaacatcaatctcatttagggttttaggttccaacatcaatctcatttagggttttaggttccaacatcaatctcatttagggttttaggttccaacatcaatctcatttagggttttaggttccaacatcaatctcatttagggttttaggttccaacatcaatctcatttagggttttaggttccaacatcaatctcatttagggttttaggttccaacatcaatctcatttagggttttaggttccaacatcaatctcatttagggttttaggttccaacatcaatctcatttagggttttaggttccaacatcaatctcatttagggttttaggttccaacatcaatctcatttagggttttaggttccaacatcaatctcatttagggttttaggttccaacatcaatctcatttagggttttaggttccaacatcaatctcatttagggttttaggttccaacatcaatctcatttagggttttaggttccaacatcaatctcatttagggttttaggttccaacatcaatctcatttagggttttaggttccaacatcaatctcatttagggttttaggttccaacatcaatctcatttagggttttaggttccaacatcaatctcatttagggttttaggttccaacatcaatctcatttagggttttaggttccaacatcaatctcatttagggttttaggttccaacatcaatctcatttagggttttaggttccaacatcaatctcatttagggttttaggttccaacatcaatctcatttagggttttaggttccaacatcaatctcatttagggttttaggttccaacatcaatctcatttagggttttaggttccaacatcaatctcatttagggttttaggttccaacatcaatctcatttagggttttaggttccaacatcaatctcatttagggttttaggttccaacatcaatctcatttagggttttaggttccaacatcaatctcatttagggttttaggttccaacatcaatctcatttagggttttaggttccaacatcaatctcatttagggttttaggttccaacatcaatctcatttagggttttaggttccaacatcaatctcatttagggttttaggttccaacatcaatctcatttagggttttaggttccaacatcaatctcatttagggttttaggttccaacatcaatctcatttagggttttaggttccaacatcaatctcatttagggttttaggttccaacatcaatctcatttagggttttaggttccaacatcaatctcatttagggttttaggttccaacatcaatctcatttagggttttaggttccaacatcaatctcatttagggttttaggttccaacatcaatctcatttagggttttaggttccaacatcaatctcatttagggttttaggttccaacatcaatctcatttagggttttaggttccaacatcaatctcatttagggttttaggttccaacatcaatctcatttagggttttaggttccaacatcaatctcatttagggttttaggttccaacatcaatctcatttagggttttaggttccaacatcaatctcatttagggttttaggttccaacatcaatctcatttagggttttaggttccaacatcaatctcatttagggttttaggttccaacatcaatctcatttagggttttaggttccaacatcaatctcatttagggttttaggttccaacatcaatctcatttagggttttaggttccaacatcaatctcatttagggttttaggttccaacatcaatctcatttagggttttaggttccaatATCAATCTCATTTGGGTTTTTAagttccaacatcaatctcatttagggttttaggttccaatatcaatctcatttagggttttaggttccaatATCAATCTCATTTGGGTTTTTAAGTTCtaacatcaatctcatttagggttttaggttccaacatcaatctcatttagggttttaggttccaacatcaatctcatttaggggTTCAAGTTCCAAGATCGATCTCATTTATGTTTTAAGTTCCAACAGCAATCTCACTTAGGtttttaggttccaacatcaatctcatttagggtttcAATTTTCAAGATCGATCTCATTTATGTTTCAAGTTCCAACACCaatctcatttatatttttagttcCTACATCAATCTCACTTAGGTTTTTAGGCTCCAACATCAATCTCTCTCAAGTTCCAACACCAATCTCATTTAGGTTTTTAAATTCCAACATCACTCTCAGATCTATAAGTTCCAACATAATCTAAACTTACCGATGATGTAGGAAGTCTGGTAGACGATGTTCCCCGTGAAGGCTATGAGGAAACGACAGAGTAGGAAGAGCTGGTAGTATGGCGAGAAGGAACCCGTGATGGAGACAAGTATGAACACCCACAGAGATCCTGTCATGAGCTTCTTCCTGCCATAtctgtggagagagggagagggagagaaagagagagag
The sequence above is drawn from the Penaeus chinensis breed Huanghai No. 1 chromosome 33, ASM1920278v2, whole genome shotgun sequence genome and encodes:
- the LOC125043113 gene encoding uncharacterized protein LOC125043113, yielding MIYNPKEYRPSSAGYTKTSDYHLKSAVMTTSFEDVLAKLESGPWNWLIFLLCSLWGLFGGMQTVATAFLSPVTDHWCHIPELHAANWTKEQIWNYSLPMTTLGGEAHHAQCEMYVREYGLVTKLTWEEALLALPEGEGESELQRRPCVSWDYDTEIFNTTLISEWDLVCGEEGLKSLIQSIFMVGVFFGAPLGGYFADRYGRKKLMTGSLWVFILVSITGSFSPYYQLFLLCRFLIAFTGNIVYQTSYIIGKFRLYWCWNLREIDQRLEQSGFTPGKSTLDRILAHRVIVERRRELGRGWLATYIELKNASETKPLGLEVSWTKTKIEDFGSLLGEPIQSIHTCESEKLQTLKAIYSKIRIREVPNETARARFLMCNSSVSFESSVTPKSFRLFIKVIKTEPPHPHTPTPSLLPESPRWLVQAGRWSEAEKELQRAARWNGRKPFDSSWLLATLKEMQTEEIPKEEHPDASSPSPSSSLTDTCKGALRGLMVFLRTPVLRRISLVMYFDWLVCTIVYYGISLNSANFSADPFLYMFLAGLMELPSYTLTIPFVVKFGRKAPLVAFFVLCAVGTLVLMVLPGGRDTWWFLSVVMASKFCITSAYQVIYLYCSELYPTCLRTRGLGITSMVGRTGAILSPFITDMLGVYHWAIPSTIFGALSLVAAFLTCLLPETNNRPLPDTIADVEAFPLSRASNRRPSAHPAAASTGEEDAEEPCISPTTATSSV